The Tautonia plasticadhaerens nucleotide sequence GACGAGGCGGCCGGCGGGCCCCTCGCCCGGGTCGTCGCACTCGGGAGACGAGGGGCCGGGCGTCCATCGGACCTCATCGGTCCAGGCCGGCCAGGTCGAGGCAGGGGAGCGTCGGGGGTGGGGCGTCGGGTCGGGATGCTCATGCCGTCGATACTCCGGGAAGGGCGGGAAGCGGACGAGGTCGGGGGCCCGATGCCCCCGGCCTCGGGCGTCTCAGAGGTAGCCGAGCGACTCGACGCGGTAATCGGCCTCCGCATCGTTCGCAGCCCGCTCCCAGAGGATCGAGGCGGTGTCGGTGTCCAGGGCGTGGAAGTCGCCCCCCTGAGAGGCGTGCCAGGCCGCATCGGCGGCCGAGTAGCCGACGCGGCGGAGGGGGTTGCCGTAGGCGTCGGTCGGCCGGGAGAGGCGGAGGCCGAATCGACGGTTGGACTTGGCGGGGCGGGTCGAATCGAAGAGGATGGTCATGGGTGGGCCCCCCCAGAAGCCTTGCCCTCGGGGGTCGGGTGAGTACGTGTCCGTCCTGTAGACCGCATCTTCATTATTGATCGACTCGGCCCGATGATTGAGTCATCGCTCTCCGCGTTCTTGGAGTCACCGCGATGGCCAAGTCTTCCTCAACGTCCAAGGCCGACTACTGGACCGGGATCATCCGGGAGTATCGACGGAGCGGCCTGACCCAGGGCCGATTCTGCCAGGAGCATGGCGTCGCGTATCATAGCCTCCGCTGGTGGCTCGGCCGGCTCAGGGCGGAGGGGGCCTCTGTCTCCCCGAGCCGGCGCAAGCCCAGGGCATCCGCGCCGAAGCCTCGTGAGCCTGGGGGACCGTGCTTCCTGCCCGTGCGCGTCATCGAGGCCGAAGCCGACCGCCGATCCCACGAACCATCCGACGGCGCCGCATCGCCGATCCAGATCCTCCTGACCGGCGGGCGACGCATCGCCGTGGGGGCCGACTTCGACCCGGACATCCTCCGCCGCGTCGTCGCCACCCTGGAGGCCCCGGGATGCTGAGCTGGCCGCCCTCCGTCCGCATCTTCCTCGCCGCTCGGCCGGCGGACATGAGGCGCGGGTTCGACGGCCTGGCTCGCATGACGACCGAGGTGATCCGCCAGGACCCGCTCTCCGGCGCCCTGTTCGTCTTCCGCAATCGCAGGGGGGACAGGCTGGAGGTCCTGTACTGGGCCGGCGACGGGTACGCCCTCTGGTCTCGGCGGCTGGAGCGGGGGACGTTCCGGTTCCCGGCCTGCGACGGCGACGCCGCCGAGATCCGCGGGGCGGACCTGGCCATGATCCTCGACGGGGTGGACCTTGCCTCGGTCCGACGCCGGCCACGCGACGCCCTCCCCACGGCCTCCACCACGCCCTGATCGACGGCCCGAGGCCCTTGCGCCCGGCATCTGTAGCGGTCAGAATTGGGCCATGGAGACCGCGGCTCTGCCCGAAGACCTGGCCACCTGCCACGGCATGATCCGCCAGCTCGCGGACAGCCTGCGGGCCGCCCGTCGGCAAGTCGAGCAGCTCGGCCACCGCCTCGACCTCCTGCTCCGCCGGATGTATGGCCCGCGATCCGAGCGGGTCGATCCGGGCCAGCTGCTCCTCTTCGCCGAGCCGGCGGAGCCACCTCTCGCCCCGTCCCCCGAGGCGCCATCGGAGGCATCGCCGCCATCGCGTGCCCGCCCGGTGAGGGGCCACGGCCGCCGACCGTAGCCGGCCGACCTGCCCCGCGAGCGGCGCGTCCACGACTGAGCGGTGCGCAAAGAAGATCAAGTTTCCTCGATCTTCAATCCGTCTTGGGCGTAGAAGGCTCGGACCAGATGTGGCTTCTGGCGTAGGTGACCGACGACGAGGTGGAACTCCTGGTCTTCGTCCCACGGGCTCAGGTCGGGGGCGTACCCCGGCAACTCCTCCAGTCAAAGCTTGCCGTGCGCGCCCGCTACGAAGCATTGGCCTCGACACGGCGGTGGATCGGCGATCCGTCCCAGATCACCAGCAGTCGCTCCCCCGCGACGCGCAGCAGGTGCACGCGGAGCTCGATGCTGTGCTAGCCGTTGTGCGACTCCTGCCTCGCCAGGGTGTAGACCTTGCCCTCGGGCGTCATCACGCCCATGACGGACAGGTGGTCGCGCGTCACCTTCTCGCGGAGCACCGGCGTCGGCCCCTCGGGGGCGTAGGTCCGGACCACCCCCGGCAGCAGGTAGAACCCCGCCTCGTCCACGAGGACCGGCACCCGACGCTCGCTCCGCGCCTGCCGTCGCAGTGCCGACCAGTCCTTGTCCCATCAGCGGCGGATGGCCTCCTCGTCCCGCTGGATCGCCCGCCGGACCGGCACCTGGGGCGTCCAGCCCAACTCAGGGGGCAACCGACCGACGTGGGCCTTGTGGTAGCAGACGCCGAACTCCTCCTCGATGACCCGGGCGATGCGGCGGCGGGTTCAGACCTGGCCGCGGAAGCCGTAGGCCTCCGGCCCGTGCCAGAGGAATCCGGGGATCAGCCGCTTCTGGGCCTCCGAGAGCTTGGGCGGGTGGACGGGCACGGGGTGGGCGAGCAGCGCAGCTCGGCCACCGTGACGGGCGCGTGCGAGCCAGCGGCTGATGGTCTCTTCGGAGGCGTCCTGGGCCTCGGCGATGACGCCAGGCCTGTTGTTTCAGGTCCTGCACCCGCAACCTCCGCCACTCGCGCCAATCATCACCTGATTCTTCCAGCCGGAAAACTTGACCGCCTTTGCGCACCGCTCAGGAGGTCCCGCCCGATCAGCGGGCCTGCCCCGGATGCGGCCACGACCGGGTGCCGATCGGCGAGGAGACGAGCGAGCAGCTCGACTACCGCCCGGCCTCGCTCTTCGTCGTCGAGCACGTCCGGTTCAAGGTCGCCTGCCGCCATTGCCAGGGGCATGTCGCCGTGGCGGCCAAGCCTCCCCAGCCGATCGAGAAGGGGCTGCCGGGGCCGGGCCTGCTCGCGCAGGTGATCACGAGCAAGTACGCCGACCACCTCCCGCTCTACCGGCAGGAGGGCATCTTCGCCCAACACGGGGTCGAGCAGTCGCGCAAGACGATGTGCGGCTGGATGGCCCGGGCGGCCTGGCTGCTGGAGCCGATCTGGAAGGCGATGAGGGCCGAGGTGCTCAGGTCGCGGGTGATCCAGACCGACGACACCACCGTGCCGGTGCTCGATCGACGCCTGGATCGGGCCCGCACCGCCCGGCTCTGGGTCTATCTCGGCGATCGCGAGCATCCCTATGCCCTCTACGACTACACGGCCGACCGGAGCCGCGACGGGCCGGAGCGGTTCCTGGGCGACTACCGCGGCTATCTCCAGGCCGATGCCTACAGCGGATACGACCGGATCTACTCTCGTGGCGTGGTCGAGGTGGGCTGCTGGGCCCACGCGCGCCGCAAGTTCTTCGACGCTCGCACGAGCGACCCAGAGCGGGCGCACGAGGCCCTGGCGCGGATCCGACTGCTCTACGAGGTGGAGGCCGCGGGCAAGGGCCGGGACGAGGCCGGGCTGCTCGCCCTGCGGCGGGAGCGGTCCGTCCCGCTGCTGGACCGGCTCGGCACCTGGCTGGAGGAACAGGCCCGGCGGGTGCTCCCGAAGAGCCCGATCGGCGGCGCGATCGGCTACGCCCGGTCGAACTGGGCGGCATTGAACCGTTTCACCGAGGCCGGATTCCTGTCGATCGACAACAACGCGAGCGAGCGGGCCGTGAAGCCGGTCGCCATCGGCCGCAAGAACTGGCTGTTCGCCGGGAGCGAGGGCGGCGGGAGGACGGCGGCGATCCTGTTCAGCCTCGCCTCGACGTGCAAGGCCCTGATGATCGACCCCTTCGCCTACCTCCGCGACGTGCTGGATCGGGTCTGCACCCACCCGGCCCGCCGGGTCGCGGAATTGCTGCCCGATCGCTGGCGGACCCACCACTCCATTCCGGGATCAACCCCGGCGTGATGGCCGTGGCCGCCATCGAGCGAGCCGATCGGAAAACCTCAGAAAATATCCTTGACCACCTCGCGTTCCATTGTATTATTGGATTAATACAGGAAATCAACAGGGTGGGTGGCGTCAGCCTTCGATGGACATCCGAATCTCGGCAAGCGACGGCATCCCCATCTACCAGCAGATCGTCAACCAGGTGAAGTATCTGGTGGCCTCCGGCCGGCTCACCCCGGGCGAGGAGCTGCCCCCGATCCGAGCCCTGGCCGAGCGGTTGGTCATCAATCCGAACACCGTCGCGCGGGCCTACCGTGAGCTCGAGGTCGCCGGGGTGGTGGTCAAGCGGGGCACCACCGGCACGTTCGTCTCCGCGTCCGGTTCTCCACTGGCCCACCGCGAGCGGGTCCGCATCCTCTCCGAGCGGGTCGACGCCCTGCTCGCCGAGGCCCGCCAGCTCGGCTTCGACACCGACGCGTTGTTCGACTTGATCCGCCGGCGCGAACGGGCGCTGCAACCACGCCCCGAGGAGTCCTGATGCCATGGCCGCTCCCGCCTGCACGACCGCCCCGGTGATCGCCGTCGACGGCCTGACCCGTCGCTTCGGCCCCAGGGTCGCCTTGGACGGCGTGACCCTCCGGGTCCCCCGCGGCGAGGTGTTCGGGCTCGTCGGCGCCAACGGGGCGGGGAAGACGACGCTCATCCGGCACGTCCTTGGCGTGCTGAAGGCCGGCGTCGGCTCGGTGCGCGTCTTCGGCCGCGACCCGGTGGCCGACCCGGTCG carries:
- a CDS encoding GntR family transcriptional regulator, which codes for MDIRISASDGIPIYQQIVNQVKYLVASGRLTPGEELPPIRALAERLVINPNTVARAYRELEVAGVVVKRGTTGTFVSASGSPLAHRERVRILSERVDALLAEARQLGFDTDALFDLIRRRERALQPRPEES
- a CDS encoding helix-turn-helix domain-containing protein, encoding MARVIEEEFGVCYHKAHVGRLPPELGWTPQVPVRRAIQRDEEAIRR
- the tnpC gene encoding IS66 family transposase, whose product is MRTAQEVPPDQRACPGCGHDRVPIGEETSEQLDYRPASLFVVEHVRFKVACRHCQGHVAVAAKPPQPIEKGLPGPGLLAQVITSKYADHLPLYRQEGIFAQHGVEQSRKTMCGWMARAAWLLEPIWKAMRAEVLRSRVIQTDDTTVPVLDRRLDRARTARLWVYLGDREHPYALYDYTADRSRDGPERFLGDYRGYLQADAYSGYDRIYSRGVVEVGCWAHARRKFFDARTSDPERAHEALARIRLLYEVEAAGKGRDEAGLLALRRERSVPLLDRLGTWLEEQARRVLPKSPIGGAIGYARSNWAALNRFTEAGFLSIDNNASERAVKPVAIGRKNWLFAGSEGGGRTAAILFSLASTCKALMIDPFAYLRDVLDRVCTHPARRVAELLPDRWRTHHSIPGSTPA
- the tnpA gene encoding IS66 family insertion sequence element accessory protein TnpA — protein: MAKSSSTSKADYWTGIIREYRRSGLTQGRFCQEHGVAYHSLRWWLGRLRAEGASVSPSRRKPRASAPKPREPGGPCFLPVRVIEAEADRRSHEPSDGAASPIQILLTGGRRIAVGADFDPDILRRVVATLEAPGC
- a CDS encoding IS66 family transposase; this translates as METAALPEDLATCHGMIRQLADSLRAARRQVEQLGHRLDLLLRRMYGPRSERVDPGQLLLFAEPAEPPLAPSPEAPSEASPPSRARPVRGHGRRP
- the tnpB gene encoding IS66 family insertion sequence element accessory protein TnpB (TnpB, as the term is used for proteins encoded by IS66 family insertion elements, is considered an accessory protein, since TnpC, encoded by a neighboring gene, is a DDE family transposase.), translating into MLSWPPSVRIFLAARPADMRRGFDGLARMTTEVIRQDPLSGALFVFRNRRGDRLEVLYWAGDGYALWSRRLERGTFRFPACDGDAAEIRGADLAMILDGVDLASVRRRPRDALPTASTTP